In Deinococcus fonticola, a genomic segment contains:
- a CDS encoding VOC family protein — protein sequence MRALETCLYADDLAAAEQFYTEVLGLALYSKVEGRHLFYRLDGSMLLIFNPAASARPGDVPAHAGRPGGHACLSIDRDHTDEWEKKLQAQGLNVTRYAWGERGESLYFKDPAGNVLELAPASIWGIMDV from the coding sequence ATGCGTGCCCTGGAAACCTGCCTGTACGCCGATGATCTGGCCGCGGCTGAACAGTTCTACACGGAAGTGCTGGGGTTGGCTCTTTACAGCAAAGTGGAGGGGAGGCACCTGTTTTACCGGCTGGACGGCAGCATGCTCCTTATTTTCAACCCCGCCGCGAGTGCCAGACCCGGTGATGTCCCCGCGCACGCTGGGAGGCCGGGCGGGCACGCCTGCCTGTCCATTGACCGCGACCATACCGACGAGTGGGAGAAGAAACTTCAGGCGCAGGGCCTGAATGTCACGCGCTACGCCTGGGGTGAACGCGGCGAGAGCCTGTACTTCAAAGATCCTGCCGGCAACGTGCTGGAACTCGCGCCCGCCAGCATCTGGGGAATAATGGACGTATGA
- a CDS encoding HpcH/HpaI aldolase/citrate lyase family protein encodes MSVKPMRSMLYVPGDKPRAIEKARTLGADAVILDLEDAVAPEHKDTARQNVREALRGQWPCPVLVRVNGLDTPWEHDDRDMVLLAGADGLVLPKVEEAQTVLDLHVRLPLWAMIETPRGVLNAPAIAAAPGVRGLLVGANDLARELKTRPHPERLPLLYALTAVVVAARAAGKQPIDAVFNDVRNPTAFARECDQGRLLGFSGKTVIHPDQVAAANAVFGVTQAEAEDARNLLDAWNVARAEGKSVVTYRGALVEQMHADQAAETLAFWQATQSQAT; translated from the coding sequence ATGAGCGTTAAACCCATGCGCTCGATGCTTTATGTGCCGGGTGACAAACCCCGCGCTATCGAGAAAGCCCGTACGCTCGGCGCGGACGCGGTGATCCTTGATCTGGAGGACGCCGTGGCCCCCGAACACAAGGACACCGCCCGCCAGAACGTCCGCGAGGCCCTGAGGGGCCAGTGGCCCTGCCCGGTGCTGGTGCGCGTGAACGGTCTGGACACCCCCTGGGAACACGACGACCGCGACATGGTGCTGCTGGCGGGCGCCGACGGTCTGGTGCTGCCGAAAGTCGAGGAGGCCCAGACCGTCCTCGACCTGCACGTTCGCCTACCCCTGTGGGCCATGATCGAAACGCCACGGGGCGTCCTGAACGCCCCCGCCATTGCCGCCGCGCCGGGCGTGCGCGGCCTGCTGGTCGGCGCGAACGACCTGGCCCGCGAACTGAAAACCAGGCCCCACCCCGAACGCCTGCCACTGCTGTACGCCCTAACCGCTGTGGTGGTCGCCGCCCGCGCCGCCGGAAAACAGCCCATCGACGCTGTATTTAACGATGTGCGTAACCCCACCGCCTTCGCCCGCGAGTGCGACCAGGGCCGCCTGCTGGGCTTCAGCGGCAAGACCGTCATTCACCCGGATCAGGTCGCTGCCGCCAACGCCGTCTTCGGCGTTACCCAGGCCGAAGCGGAAGACGCCCGGAACCTGCTCGACGCCTGGAACGTGGCCCGAGCCGAGGGCAAAAGCGTCGTCACCTACCGGGGCGCGCTGGTCGAGCAGATGCACGCCGACCAGGCGGCGGAGACCCTCGCGTTCTGGCAGGCGACTCAGAGTCAAGCTACTTGA
- a CDS encoding GNAT family N-acetyltransferase: MTNLTLRSRQDADLPTLWRWLHGEENPEWMRWDGPYFASKPQPMSYEAYLEKAQTVAHSPDRQIIALNGECIGMVTRYEEAPAGGGWWELGIVIYDPQHWGGGLGRQALRQWTARTFQETDAHVITLTTWSGNERLIRSAQSAGYHECARIPEARHWQGRRWDSVKLALLRRDWPQQ, translated from the coding sequence TTGACGAACCTGACCCTTCGTTCCCGTCAGGACGCTGACCTGCCCACGCTGTGGCGCTGGCTGCACGGCGAAGAAAACCCGGAGTGGATGCGCTGGGACGGCCCGTACTTCGCCAGTAAACCGCAACCCATGAGTTACGAAGCTTATCTGGAGAAAGCCCAGACCGTGGCCCACAGCCCCGACCGCCAGATCATTGCCCTGAACGGTGAATGTATCGGCATGGTCACGCGCTACGAGGAAGCGCCGGCAGGAGGAGGGTGGTGGGAACTCGGCATCGTCATCTACGACCCGCAGCACTGGGGCGGTGGACTGGGCCGTCAAGCCCTGCGCCAGTGGACGGCGCGAACTTTTCAGGAAACGGACGCCCACGTCATCACCCTCACCACCTGGTCCGGCAACGAACGCCTGATCCGCTCGGCGCAGAGCGCTGGCTACCACGAGTGCGCCCGCATTCCTGAAGCCCGTCACTGGCAGGGGAGACGCTGGGACAGCGTGAAACTGGCCTTGCTGCGCCGGGACTGGCCGCAGCAGTGA
- a CDS encoding PilW family protein, with protein sequence MQGKRQGLTLIELLVGMALMGIILTALVSFFMQSSKASMQSSARADLQQETLNAQQLIAGKLKEAWYIYPQGQTIKMTDTALTRRPAGGNTWTVGTDPILAMLLPPRSSTNTCNSTSTSTATTGPSQNGCYRFLAYFPVKRSVWVAATLSESWRNPGPDAPNDDTWVLAEYRGLISSSPTSFPPSTLPAPPNGSTSNLLTDYVAPTTLTTGFTTTGNVYTMFGYGTANGSASSLTNPVNSVTVNLAVTRNIAGKLLRLPNATDEYTISVFPTNLGKTAAN encoded by the coding sequence ATGCAAGGGAAAAGACAGGGACTGACACTGATTGAACTGCTGGTCGGCATGGCCCTGATGGGCATTATTCTGACTGCTCTCGTCTCTTTTTTCATGCAGTCCTCGAAGGCGTCAATGCAGTCGTCTGCGCGCGCTGACTTGCAACAGGAAACGCTGAACGCCCAGCAATTGATCGCCGGTAAGCTGAAGGAAGCCTGGTATATCTACCCTCAGGGCCAGACCATCAAAATGACGGATACGGCATTAACACGACGTCCTGCTGGGGGTAACACTTGGACAGTTGGAACTGATCCTATCCTCGCCATGCTATTGCCTCCGCGTAGCAGTACCAACACCTGTAATTCCACCTCGACCAGCACGGCGACCACGGGCCCGAGTCAGAACGGCTGCTACCGTTTTCTGGCCTACTTTCCTGTGAAAAGAAGTGTCTGGGTAGCCGCGACACTTTCGGAAAGTTGGCGGAATCCAGGGCCGGATGCTCCGAATGACGACACCTGGGTACTGGCCGAGTATCGTGGTCTGATATCCTCTAGTCCTACGTCTTTTCCACCGTCTACGTTGCCTGCCCCTCCAAACGGGAGCACCAGTAATCTGTTGACTGATTACGTAGCTCCCACTACCTTGACGACAGGCTTTACCACAACGGGCAATGTTTACACGATGTTCGGATATGGGACTGCCAATGGATCTGCCTCCTCTCTGACCAATCCTGTCAATAGCGTCACCGTCAACCTGGCGGTGACTCGGAATATTGCCGGCAAGCTGCTGCGGCTTCCCAATGCCACCGATGAGTACACGATTTCGGTGTTTCCCACCAACCTGGGCAAAACCGCCGCCAACTGA
- a CDS encoding serine protein kinase RIO: protein MSARWSEDQWGESEQRLRRKHTKPAGRRRITDLTAEQPEDIADDMIRRLTDGGFITEVLAELKSGKEATAYIANTYKGTALLKIYRDFAARSFKNDAIYREGQVVLDERAARAMHNRSRKGLEMLQFDWVMAEWAHLWHLWQAGLSVPEPLVGPNVKAYAETVPAVLMRLIGTEDQPAARLSEARLTPEQARSAWNQSLNGMADMLRLGYAHGDYSTYNLLWWENTVIIIDFPQLTTRQNPHFRELLRRDAESLSTSFRKHGIQETGETTLREVQRRALGPGPAPRLVLP, encoded by the coding sequence ATGAGCGCCCGCTGGTCAGAAGACCAGTGGGGCGAGAGCGAACAGCGCCTTCGCCGCAAACACACCAAACCCGCAGGTCGCCGCCGAATCACCGACCTCACCGCCGAGCAACCTGAGGACATCGCGGACGACATGATTCGCCGCCTGACCGACGGCGGGTTCATTACCGAAGTGCTGGCAGAACTGAAAAGTGGCAAGGAAGCCACCGCGTACATTGCCAACACTTACAAAGGAACGGCCCTGCTCAAGATTTACCGGGATTTTGCCGCCCGGAGTTTCAAGAACGACGCCATCTACCGCGAAGGGCAAGTTGTTCTGGATGAACGCGCAGCGCGGGCCATGCATAACCGCAGCCGCAAGGGCCTGGAGATGCTGCAATTCGACTGGGTGATGGCCGAGTGGGCGCACCTGTGGCACCTCTGGCAGGCCGGGCTCAGCGTTCCCGAACCCCTGGTAGGGCCAAACGTGAAGGCCTATGCCGAAACCGTTCCCGCCGTCCTGATGCGCCTGATCGGCACGGAAGACCAGCCCGCCGCGCGCCTCAGCGAAGCGAGGCTCACCCCCGAACAGGCCCGCAGTGCCTGGAACCAGAGCCTGAACGGTATGGCCGACATGCTGCGGCTGGGGTACGCGCACGGGGATTACAGCACCTACAACCTTCTCTGGTGGGAGAACACCGTGATCATCATCGACTTTCCACAATTGACCACCCGTCAGAACCCGCACTTCCGCGAGTTGTTGCGCCGCGACGCCGAGAGCCTGAGCACCAGTTTCCGCAAGCACGGCATCCAGGAAACGGGTGAAACCACCCTGCGTGAAGTGCAGCGCCGCGCCCTTGGCCCCGGCCCGGCCCCCCGCCTGGTGCTGCCCTGA
- a CDS encoding PulJ/GspJ family protein, with amino-acid sequence MNGNRSGFTIIEILVAILIFGILMVVLSSTLSGSLKLNQQAQQELGTTSGVQDVIEQVRKAWAVPASGSTPANYDQACVPGLTLPPGYTAKFINLSTRAEPITQANAVASPASSAPVNDIKKATCSTAATNAALTGGAIPTMRRIVVQTGTLSGTNQVVGARDVKLELDVLRPQ; translated from the coding sequence ATGAACGGCAATCGCAGCGGGTTTACCATCATTGAGATTCTGGTGGCCATCCTGATTTTCGGTATTTTGATGGTCGTGCTGTCCTCCACGCTGTCCGGTTCGCTCAAGTTGAACCAGCAGGCTCAGCAGGAACTGGGAACGACCAGCGGCGTGCAAGATGTCATTGAGCAGGTCAGGAAAGCCTGGGCTGTCCCCGCCTCTGGCAGCACCCCAGCTAACTATGATCAGGCTTGTGTGCCAGGCCTGACCCTACCTCCTGGTTATACGGCCAAGTTCATTAACCTCAGTACTCGCGCTGAACCCATTACCCAGGCCAATGCTGTCGCCAGCCCGGCCAGTTCTGCCCCAGTAAACGATATTAAGAAGGCGACTTGCAGTACCGCTGCAACGAATGCTGCGCTGACGGGTGGGGCAATACCAACCATGCGTCGGATCGTGGTTCAGACGGGGACACTCTCCGGAACCAATCAGGTCGTGGGTGCTCGTGATGTCAAACTTGAGCTTGATGTCCTGAGGCCACAATAA
- a CDS encoding pilus assembly FimT family protein, protein MKISAFTLVEILIVLAIIGILAGIFGWNVISSIRKAELREAANQVASDFRRARSQAQRGSADVAIDWTLDTNGNITAYSVAGQSRPVVNKVSMSCTTGCGSGSSITNKVTYTAPYGELGATGNVFTLRSPMTSLPSIEVRIVGVTGKVIVAGGS, encoded by the coding sequence ATGAAGATTTCCGCTTTTACTCTGGTTGAAATTCTTATCGTGTTAGCCATTATTGGTATTCTTGCTGGCATTTTCGGTTGGAATGTGATCTCCAGCATCCGCAAAGCTGAACTGCGTGAAGCCGCCAATCAGGTCGCCTCGGACTTTCGCCGGGCACGTTCGCAGGCGCAGCGCGGCAGCGCAGATGTGGCTATCGACTGGACTCTGGATACAAATGGCAATATCACGGCTTACAGCGTGGCTGGTCAGTCGCGTCCGGTGGTCAATAAGGTGAGTATGTCCTGCACCACCGGCTGTGGCAGTGGCAGCAGTATCACTAATAAGGTGACCTACACTGCGCCTTATGGTGAACTGGGCGCAACCGGGAATGTGTTCACTTTAAGGAGTCCCATGACAAGTCTGCCTTCCATTGAAGTGCGCATTGTGGGTGTGACTGGGAAGGTCATTGTGGCGGGGGGATCATGA
- a CDS encoding alpha/beta fold hydrolase → MALTVPSGQAQLAVRSSGSRDGLPLLFLHAGVADQRAWAAQVQHFQTAHPVVTFDQRGYGETTSTPEPYSPAEDVLAVMNATGLEQAVLVGNSKGGRLALDFTLADPERVRALVLIGTAISGSPRLTQWPPEVLRLDEQMDAALEAGDLDSLNELEAQLWLDGPGRSAGRVSGPLRELLLEMNGKALKAENPGDETEPEPAYPRLNDIKVPTLLVVGDLDLPSIHENSEYAARSIPDASLHVMPGTAHLPQLEQPESFNAVLEAWLKALP, encoded by the coding sequence ATGGCCCTGACCGTGCCCAGTGGTCAGGCACAACTGGCCGTGCGCTCGTCCGGGTCACGGGACGGCCTACCGCTGCTGTTCCTGCACGCCGGGGTCGCCGATCAACGCGCCTGGGCCGCGCAGGTGCAGCATTTTCAGACCGCTCACCCGGTCGTCACCTTCGACCAGCGTGGATACGGCGAAACCACGTCGACTCCCGAGCCTTACTCCCCTGCCGAGGATGTCCTGGCCGTCATGAACGCCACCGGACTGGAGCAGGCCGTCCTGGTTGGCAATTCCAAAGGTGGACGTCTGGCGCTGGACTTCACCCTGGCCGACCCGGAACGCGTGCGGGCGCTGGTGTTGATTGGCACGGCCATCAGTGGTTCCCCCAGGCTGACGCAGTGGCCGCCCGAAGTGCTGCGCCTGGACGAGCAGATGGACGCCGCGCTGGAGGCCGGTGATCTGGACAGCCTGAACGAACTGGAAGCCCAACTGTGGCTCGACGGCCCCGGCCGGTCGGCGGGACGGGTGAGCGGGCCACTCCGCGAGCTTCTTCTGGAGATGAACGGGAAGGCCCTGAAAGCCGAGAACCCCGGCGATGAAACCGAACCTGAACCAGCCTATCCGCGCCTGAACGACATCAAGGTGCCCACGCTGCTGGTTGTGGGCGACCTCGACCTGCCCAGTATCCACGAGAACAGCGAGTACGCCGCCCGCAGCATTCCAGATGCCAGTTTGCACGTTATGCCCGGAACTGCCCACTTGCCCCAATTGGAGCAACCCGAGTCGTTTAACGCCGTGCTGGAAGCCTGGCTGAAGGCGTTGCCTTGA